In Streptomyces sp. NBC_00344, the genomic window GGAATCCGATACCGAGGATGGAGCCGATGTTGGCGTCGGCGACCGAGGTGAGGACGCCTTCCTCGAAGCAGCGGACGGTGTCCAGCGCCTCCGAGAAGAGCATCCGCTCCTGCATGTCGGTGAAGGGGACATCCACGCCGCTCCGGGTGAAGTGCTCGCGCAGCCCGGGCCAGAGTCCGGCCCGCTTGCCCTCCACGTACTCGTAGAAGCCCGCTCCCCCGCTGCGCCCGGTCCGGCCGAACTCGTCGACCATCCGGTCGATCACCGCGTCCGAAGGATGCCCGGCCCAGGTGCCGCCCCCCTCCTCGACGGCGCGCTTCGCCTCACCCCTGATCTTGCGCGGCAGGGTGAGCGTCAGCTCGTCCATCAGCGAGAGCACCTTGGCGGGGTATCCGGCCTGCGCCGCGGCCTGCTCGACCGACGCGGGGTCGACGCCCTCGCCGACCATCGCGACACCCTCGTTGATGAATTGGCCGATGACCCGTGAGGTGAAGAAGCCCCGTGAGTCGTTCACGACGATCGGCGTCTTGTTGATCTGGCGTACCAGGTCGAAGGCGCGCGCCAGCGCCTCGTCGCCGGTGCTGCCGCCCTTGATGATCTCGACGAGCGGCATCTTGTCCACCGGCGAGAAGAAGTGCAGACCGATGAAGTCTGCCTGTCGCGAGACCCCTTCGGAAAGCAGCGTGATGGGCAGGGTGGAGGTGTTGGAGCAGAGCAGTGCGTCCGGCTCGATGACGTCTTCGATCTCCTGGAACACCTTGCGCTTGAGCGCCACGTCCTCGAAGACCGCCTCGATCACCGCGTCGCAGCCCGCGAGATCGGCCGGGTCCGAGGTGGGGGTGATGCGAGCGAGCAGCGCGTCCCGCTTGGCCTCGGTGGTGCGGCCCCGGGAGAGCGCCTTCTCGAGCAGCTTCTCCGAGTACGCCTTGCCCTTCTGCGCGGCATCGGCCGACACGTCCTTGAGGACGACCTCGATCCCCGCGCGGGCGCAGGAGTACGCGATTCCGGCGCCCATCATCCCGGCGCCGAGCACGGCCACCTTGCGCACCGGACGGGCTTCGATGCCCTGGGGGCGATTGGCGCCGGAGTTGACGGCCTGAAGGTCGAAGAAGAACGCCTGGATCATGTTCTTCGCCGTCTGGCCGGTGACCAGTTCGGTGAAGTACCGGGCCTCGATGGTCAGCGCGGTCTCGAAGTCGACCTGCGAACCCTCCACCGCCGCGGCCAGGATGTTGCGCGGCGCCGGATAGGGCGCGCCCTGCAGCTGCTTCTTCAAGTTGGCGGGGAACGCCGGCAGGTTGGCCGCGAAGCGCGGGTTCGACGGGGTGCCGCCGGGGATCTTGTAGCCCTTGACGTCCCAGGGCTGCTGGGATTCCGGGTGGGCGTCGATGAACGCGTGCGCCTTGGCGAGCATGTCCTCTGTCGTGCCGGCGACCTCGTGGACCAGGCCGTTCTCCAGCGCGCGCTGCGGGGAGTACTGGGTGCCCTGGAGGAGCACCTTGAGCAGGGCGTCCGCGATGCCCATGAGGCGTACGGTGCGTGTGACGCCGCCGCCGGCCGGCAGCAGGCCGAGGGTGACCTCCGGCAGGCCGATCTTCGAGCCGGGCGTGTCGAGCGCCACCCGGTGGTGGCTGGCCAGGGCGATCTCGTAGCCGCCGCCCAGAGCGGCGCCGTTGATGGCAGCGACGACCGGCTTGCCCAGCGTCTCGATGCGGCGCAGGGAGTTCTTGATGGCCGTGCCCGTGTCGAACGCCTGCTGGGCGTTCTCGGGGCCGACCTTCATCATGTCCTTGAGGTCGCCGCCGGCGAAGAACGTCTTCTTGGCGGAGGTGTAGATGATGCCGCGGATCGAGTCCTTCTCTGCCTCGGCGCGGTCGGCGACCGCCGCGATCGACTCCTTGAAGGCCTGGTTCATGGTGTTGGCGGACTGGCTGGGATCGTCGAGTACCAGGGTGACGACGCCGGTCTCGTCCTGTTCCCAGCGGATGGTGGTGTTCTCGCTCATGGTGTGGCTGCTCCGTGAGGGCCGAAAGGGAAGGGACGCGGTCAGAGACGCTCGATGACGGTGGCGACACCCATGCCGCCGCCGACGCAGAGCGTGGCCAGGCCGTACCGCTGGTCGCGGCGCTCCAGTTCGTCGATGAGGGTGCCGAGGATCATCGCGCCGGTCGCTCCCAGCGGATGACCGAGGGCGATGGCACCGCCGTTGACGTTGACCTTGTCGAGCGGGAGTCCCATGTCCTTGGTGAAGCGCAGCACGACCCCGGCGAAGGCCTCGTTGATCTCCACCAGGTCGATGTCGTCGATCGTCAGACCCGCCTTGGCGAGGGCCTTGCGGCTGGCGGGCGCGGGTCCGGTCAGCATGATGGTGGGCTCGGAGCCGGAGACAGCGGCCGAGACGATACGGGCCCGCGGTGCGAGTCCGTACCGTTCGCCGATCCCGGCGGAACCGATGGCGACCAGCGACGCTCCGTCCACGATGCCGGAGGAGTTT contains:
- a CDS encoding 3-hydroxyacyl-CoA dehydrogenase NAD-binding domain-containing protein, whose translation is MSENTTIRWEQDETGVVTLVLDDPSQSANTMNQAFKESIAAVADRAEAEKDSIRGIIYTSAKKTFFAGGDLKDMMKVGPENAQQAFDTGTAIKNSLRRIETLGKPVVAAINGAALGGGYEIALASHHRVALDTPGSKIGLPEVTLGLLPAGGGVTRTVRLMGIADALLKVLLQGTQYSPQRALENGLVHEVAGTTEDMLAKAHAFIDAHPESQQPWDVKGYKIPGGTPSNPRFAANLPAFPANLKKQLQGAPYPAPRNILAAAVEGSQVDFETALTIEARYFTELVTGQTAKNMIQAFFFDLQAVNSGANRPQGIEARPVRKVAVLGAGMMGAGIAYSCARAGIEVVLKDVSADAAQKGKAYSEKLLEKALSRGRTTEAKRDALLARITPTSDPADLAGCDAVIEAVFEDVALKRKVFQEIEDVIEPDALLCSNTSTLPITLLSEGVSRQADFIGLHFFSPVDKMPLVEIIKGGSTGDEALARAFDLVRQINKTPIVVNDSRGFFTSRVIGQFINEGVAMVGEGVDPASVEQAAAQAGYPAKVLSLMDELTLTLPRKIRGEAKRAVEEGGGTWAGHPSDAVIDRMVDEFGRTGRSGGAGFYEYVEGKRAGLWPGLREHFTRSGVDVPFTDMQERMLFSEALDTVRCFEEGVLTSVADANIGSILGIGFPGWTGGVIQYINGYEGGLPGFVARARELAQRYGTRFEPPALLVEKAGKGERFSDS